One segment of Toxoplasma gondii ME49 chromosome VI, whole genome shotgun sequence DNA contains the following:
- a CDS encoding hypothetical protein (encoded by transcript TGME49_244715~Predicted trans-membrane domain (TMHMM2.0):112-132), giving the protein MLHHVPKKAQESARGFSFCDRCGLPRGTKNCHACESLSLQPGQQQMNPQWEARDDHQIGHLLRHGQALSFFPPLQCISKVRLWLIFRIETVISPRRCCRVLCPKILFSTPRRWGIWMWITLCICFGVVVFYLQTSHADAAFCCYPRYLEYCLELVEEKFAVVEEKLEILMEFADSINKKRSSEEERRLASLDWMVKEVLKVQLSDFDVTVQRSKGIFYEDRWLTVRCIS; this is encoded by the exons ATGCTGCATCACGTTCCAAAAAAAGCTcaagagagcgcgagaggctTTTCG TTCTGTGACCGCTGTGGCTTGCCTCGTGGAACAAAGAACTGTCACGCGTGCGAGAGCCTCAGTCTACAACCGGGGCAGCAGCAGATGAACCCCCAATGGGAAGCACGCGACGACCACCAGATCGGCCATCTTCTGCGCCATGGTCAAGCTCTGTCAttctttcctccccttcAGTGCATATCCAAAGTCAGACTCTGGTTGATTTTTCGTATAGAGACAGTCATATCCCCTCGACGGTGCTGCCGTGTCCTTTGTCCTAAAATTTTGTTCAGCACGCCCAGGCGGTGGGGAATTTGGATGTGGATAACTTTATGCATTTGCTTCGGCGTCGTTGTGTTTTACCTGCAGACGAGTCATGCAGATGCTGCCTTCTGTTGTTACCCTCG ATACCTTGAGTACTGCTTGGAACTAGTAGAAGAAAAATTCGCTGTTGTTGAG GAAAAACTTGAGATACTAATGGAATTTGCTGACAGCATCAACAAGAAAAGGAGCAG CGAGGAGGAGCGGCGCCTCGCCAGCCTGGATTGGATGGTGAAGGAAGTGTTGAAGGTACAGCTGTCGGATTTCGACGTGACTGTTCAGCGGTCGAAAGGCATATTTTATGAGGATCGGTGGTTAACCGTCAGATGCATTTCGTGA